The following are from one region of the Leishmania braziliensis MHOM/BR/75/M2904 complete genome, chromosome 21 genome:
- a CDS encoding putative ATP synthase: MPTLSADAADTISLVRQLQLLDDSTIRLLEQLFSNRLDAELVTSLVGGREESLAIAMFRLCAGTHTEHILGYALRFLADLVYADHEIGVQLGRDECQQKFGGHPASLLLQIASSHSESLGIANPAIFLAATALRYGSYEGNENTFMEFFALARHTFSPETLQVTAVEFTVQACVQLARRKDFRQLFFKENIPSFIPHLLTDIVSSDSATIIQAIYETLLLSWLLSFEYEGLVLLVRERMIPQLHRVLQRVQKEKCIRVALMTLLNMAEAERKYMNKLLNPSSEEWVDDRIYLLGRLHQGETPEQMSSTFKKGPSLVAEMVSVGMIKTLSQISRRKFGDEDINIMVDQLSAAMESSMHVLTSFSQYRGEVLSGVLEWTPVHTSTKFWKEKAVKVEDNGYEVLLALGKVLRESKDEVTLAVSCHDLGEIIRYHPTGRNLLTLPAMVGVKERVMMLMSHSNPEVAKEALLCTQKIMVQRWEYMQATA, from the coding sequence ATGCCCACTCTCTCGGCCGATGCCGCTGACACCATCAGCCTTGTCCGTCAGCTTCAGCTGCTTGACGACAGCACCATccggctgctggagcagctctTCTCGAATCGGTTGGACGCGGAGCTCGTGACGTCACTGGTCGGCGGCCGCGAAGAGTCACTGGCGATTGCGATGTTCCGTCTCTGTGCCGGTACGCACACGGAGCACATCCTAGGGTATGCCTTGCGCTTCTTGGCAGACCTCGTGTACGCCGACCACGAGATCGGCGTGCAGCTTGGCCGTGACGAATGTCAGCAGAAGTTCGGTGGTCATCCggcttctctgctgctgcaaatTGCGTCCTCGCACAGCGAGAGTCTCGGTATCGCGAACCCTGCCATCTTCCtggccgccacggcgctcCGCTACGGCAGCTACGAGGGGAATGAAAACACCTTCATGGAGTTTTTTGCGCTGGCCCGCCACACCTTCTCCCCAGAAACGTTGCAGGTGACCGCCGTTGAGTTCACAGTGCAGGCATGTGTGCAGCTCGCACGCCGTAAGGACTTTCGCCAGCTGTTCTTTAAGGAGAACATTCCCTCCTTCATCCCACACCTGCTCACGGATATCGTGTCGAGCGACTCTGCCACTATCATCCAGGCCATCTacgagacgctgctgctttccTGGCTTCTGTCATTCGAGTACGAGGGActcgtgctgctggtgcgtgAGCGCATGatcccgcagctgcaccgtgtGCTCCAGCGCGTCCAGAAGGAGAAGTGCATCCGTGTGGCGCTCATGACGCTTCTGAACATGGCGGAAGCCGAGCGCAAGTACATGAACAAGCTGCTAAACCCGTCGTCGGAGGAGTGGGTAGACGACAGGATCTACCTGCTAGGCCGCCTGCATCAGGGCGAGACGCCGGAACAGATGAGCAGCACCTTCAAGAAGGGCCCCTCGCTGGTGGCCGAGATGGTCAGTGTTGGCATGATCAAGACGCTCTCACAGATCTCCCGCCGCAAGTTTGGTGACGAGGACATCAACATCATGGTGGATCAGCTGAGCGCCGCTATGGAGAGCTCGATGCACGTGCTGACGAGCTTCTCGCAGTACCGCGGCGAGGTGCTGAGTGGCGTGCTCGAGTGGACGCCAGTGCATACGAGCACCAAGTTTtggaaggagaaggcagtGAAAGTCGAGGACAACGGCTACGAGGTGCTGTTAGCTCTCGGCAAAGTCCTGCGCGAGTCGAAAGACGAGGTGACACTGGCGGTCAGTTGCCACGACTTGGGCGAGATCATCCGCTACCACCCCACCGGTCGAAACCTTCTCACTCTACCTGCGATGGTCGGAGTGAAGGAGCGCGTGATGATGCTCATGTCACACTCGAACCCAGAAGTAGCGAAGGAGGCGCTTCTGTGCACCCAGAAGATCATGGTGCAGCGCTGGGAGTACATGCAGGCAACCGCGTGA